Proteins from one Pelorhabdus rhamnosifermentans genomic window:
- a CDS encoding thioesterase II family protein, with protein MKKKIKLFCLPYAGGTAMVYTKWSKYLHKIIELYPLEMSGRGKRFGLQLFDNIEDTVDDLFKIMSKELDGSYYAIFGHSMGTLVIYELIRKIHQMEFSDPLHIFMSGRFPPHIRETKILHTLVDDRFKDEIIKLGGIPEEVIQNTEFFNIFMPILRADYKLIETYKYSGMDKWNFDISVFSGNNDPEVQEYDIRGWKNYTNKKCDFYEFNGGHFFINDDMIQVVQKINDILIEKNL; from the coding sequence ATGAAAAAGAAGATAAAACTTTTTTGCCTTCCCTATGCGGGTGGCACGGCTATGGTTTATACAAAGTGGAGTAAATACCTACATAAAATTATTGAACTATATCCATTAGAGATGTCAGGTAGAGGAAAAAGGTTTGGATTACAATTGTTTGACAATATTGAGGATACTGTTGATGATTTATTTAAAATTATGAGTAAAGAGTTGGATGGTTCATATTATGCTATTTTTGGGCATAGTATGGGAACGCTCGTTATATATGAATTAATAAGAAAAATACATCAAATGGAATTTAGTGATCCTTTACACATATTCATGTCAGGAAGATTTCCACCACATATTAGGGAAACTAAAATTCTTCATACTCTTGTTGATGATAGGTTTAAAGATGAAATAATAAAGCTAGGTGGGATTCCTGAAGAAGTAATTCAAAATACGGAGTTTTTCAATATTTTTATGCCCATATTAAGGGCTGACTATAAACTTATAGAAACCTATAAATATTCCGGAATGGACAAATGGAATTTCGATATATCTGTTTTTAGTGGTAACAATGATCCTGAAGTTCAAGAATATGATATTCGCGGATGGAAAAATTATACAAACAAAAAGTGTGACTTTTATGAGTTTAATGGTGGACATTTTTTTATTAATGACGATATGATTCAAGTGGTACAAAAGATAAATGATATATTAATTGAAAAAAATTTATAA